Sequence from the Clostridium saccharobutylicum DSM 13864 genome:
GCAATAATGTCATCTTTATCAAGCCAATTACTAACAACATTTGCCGTATTAATTAGTATTTTATCGCCAAATTGATGACCATAAGTATCATTTACTTTCTTAAAATCATCTATATCTATCATAACTATAGAAAACTTATTTTCTTTGCATAACTTTTTCTCTAAAAACTCAAAGAAATACTTTCTATTATATATTCCAAGTAACGAATCCACTTGAGTTATTTTCTCTAATTCCCTATACAAAAAAGAATTTTCTATAGAAATTGCAATTTGATTAGCAATAGTTTTTAAAAACACCTTCAATTCTACTGTCATAAAATTATAAATGTTTTGTTCTACTAGTATATATCCAATAAACTTATCCCTAAGCTTAATAGGGACTCCCATAATAGAATGTATATCTGTTTTTTCCTCCCCTATTTGCTTTAATGGATCTTTGGAATTTATTATAAACTCTTGTTCTTTGTTTATATAAACCATTTCTGTAGATATCAAATCTATATGCATTCCTTCAATATTGGTAGCTTTAATAATCAATTCATTATTTTGTATTAAAAATATAGTTGAATATGTAACTCCAAGTATTCCAATTATCATATCGTTAATTAATGATATCAAATTATCATTTGTAAAAAATGTATTTATATATTTACTTATTTCAATTATGTTATATAAAGAATCAATTTTTTTTTCTAATTTTATATTTTTTTCATTTAATTCTTGTATATGTCTTTCACAAAACATCTGATATGTTTCATACTCTGCTTTCAAAACATTATACATTTTCTCATAATCACGCATTTATCTCCACCACCTTCTAATCATAATAAATTATGATTATTTAATAGCATTTGTTTATTTTAAATTTTAGATGCAATTCCATTATACTACATTTTTTGAATAATATAATACAAAATTTTATATTTTTTATTCTATCATTATTAATCTAGTTAAATATATTCTAGTTATAAATGGTATAAATTAATGTAAAAACAGATTGTACTATAAATAAGAAAAATTACAATTGTAACAAAACAGTAAATATTTTCTTAAATACAATTATATATTAATATATACAAACTTTGAATCTGTATTCTAGGCTATAGCCTTCTTTGCTTTTAATAATATATTGCTTAATGGTAAAGCTATTATAATCCCAGTACTTACTTGAACTATATTCCCAATTATATCTTTAGCTGAATATATCATTCCTTGCATTAATCCTGTTTTTTCTGTTAAGAATGCTGCCATTATTATTCCTGCTCCAAAATACGCTAAAACCATAAAGATTCCACTAACTACAAATGATATTACATATTTCATATTTGATTTATGTTCACTCATTATTTCTAAGATAGTTCCTGTAATATAAGCCATTGCTCCCTTAATTAGCAAAGTGAATGGAGCCCATAAATAATATCCCCCTAATATATCAACAAAAAACATTCCCAATGCACTTGCAACTATTCCTTTCTTTTTTCCTAAAATAACTACTGATAAAAATACCATACAATCACCAAGATGAACAAATCCACCTATCGATGGAATCTTTATTATACTTCCTGCAATGCAAATCAAAGCAGTCATGAGTCCCATTAAAACTATTTCTTTAGCACCTGATTTCTTATTCGTTTCCATATCTAACTCCCCCTAAATAATAATATTATTTCCATAAAAGCTATAGTTATAATTAATACTACTATTATATGAGTGTTATTGTTCTATATCAAATATGGCAATACATTAAAATCTATAATCAATTGAAATTTATAAAAATAGTCTCTAAAATTAATTATATTTTAGAGACTATAAAATATTATCAGATTATTAATTTGATCAAAAACTTAATTAGACATATGAAAATAAATAACCAGTCCAAAATTGCTATGGATATTTTTCATGAGGCAAAGAGATGAATTATCCTCATAGCCGTCCTATTAAGTCAATTTGCCGATGAGCAGATAAGTGAAAGTCTAAATCTATGATTTGGTTTCTTGAACTTAGTTAACTCATTTATGAGTCAGCGTCCTTTCCAAATAGATTTGGTGACAATCGAAATTTTATATTTCACTCTTCGAACTTTCCCTGTGGACATCTATGATTTGATGATGGTCGCTTACTCAAAGAGTACTCAGTGAGAGTATGCGAGTCGACCTTCCTGTGATGGAAAATAGACTGGCAAATGAACTTATTATTTATTGGAATGTGCCTTATTTAATATACTTCTATAAATTTTATCAACATCATTAAAATTATCTTCTAAACTATAATTATCTTCTACAAATTTTCTTGCAGCTTTTCCCATCGTTATTCTTAATTCTTTATCCTTAACTAAAACATCAATCTTTTCTGCCAAATCTTCCACAGAACCCTTTTCAACCACTAAGCTAGTAACATTAGGTTTGCTTGATTCCATAAGTCCACCAACATTACTAACTACTACAGGCGTACCACAAGCTTCTGCTTCAACTACTGCTACGCCAAAGCTTTCACTATCTAGTGTTGAAGGGAATACTGCAATATCAAAATTTTGAAATTCTTTTATAACATCATCTGGATTTACAAATCCTAAAAATGCTACATCATCTTGTATTTCAAGTTCTTTACATAAATTTTTTAAGTACTGCTGCTGGCTTCCCTTTCCACCAATTCTAAGCTTAAGATTTACTTCCTTATTTCTATCTTTTATTTCTTTAAATGATTTAACTAAATATTGAATTCCATACTTTTCTTCTAGCGTTTTTATTGTACCAATAACAATCTCATCTTTTTCAATTTTGTTAGGTACAAATTTTTTAATATCTACACCAAAAGGAGTTACTTCTATATTCTTATTTGTATACTTTTCAGTTTCAAGCTTCATTACATTACTTGTTGATAAAATATAATCTGCCTTTTTTAAGTTTCTCTTTATTATGTATTTGTGTATAGGCGATTTAATCGGAAAATCATAAACATCGGATCCCCATACTGAAATTATATATGGATGATAATTAGTTAATGCTCCTAATAATCCATAGCTACTAGCATAATGTGCATGAAGTATATCTGGGTTTATTTCATTAACTAACTCCTTAATTCTTCTTATTTTCTTCAAATACCCTAACTTCCTTTTATCTGAAGTATTTTTCATAACGCTATCTTGTATATCTAATGAATGAACTTTAACTCCCTCATACTCTCCATTCCCCAAAGATATTACATGGATATCATAACCTTTCTTAGTAAAATAATTTAACCACTTATGAGTATGAGCACTATTTATATCTGCTAAATAACATATTTTCATGAATTGTGACCCTCCAAAATTCAATTGTATATAATTGACATAAAAAAAGAATAAGTAAACCATACAAACATTTAGATTTCTTATCTTTTAATCTCACTAATATTAACATAACTATTTTATCATAATTTTAAGAATATAAAAGAATAAAGCTATCTTAAAACATGCTAATTTTATAGATAAACAACGTATGAACTATACTTAAATTTTGAAACATTTTCCATACTAAAAAGAAATGGTGCTCTTTTGTGAAGTGCTACATTGAGAAAAGGAGTGTGAATTTCTTCAGCAGAAGTTGTTCCATTCTTACATGTCATTAACTTTTTTAAGGAACATGCTGGAATGGATGCAACTTCTGATGTTATAAATTCTCACTCCTTTTCTCTAGTAACTGAAACGACAAATCACAATTTCTTTCGTTTTGCTACCACATAAATCTAAGTTAAAAGTTATTTATTTATGAATCAGCTTTAAAATAGCTAAATTTTTTTATTGTATTTATTTTTCCCAAGGCTTAGTATTTAAATATTTGATAAATTCATCTCTTAATTCATCTTTCTTTAATGCAAATTCTATAGTTGCTTGTAAAAATCCAAGCTTATCACCTACATCATATCTTCTACCTTCAAAATTATATGCATACATTGCTTCTTGGCTGATCAATGTTTTTAATGCATCTGTTAATTGTATTTCTCCACCTTTTCCAGGCTTAGTATTTTCTAATATATTAAAAATTTCCGGAGTTATAATATATCTGCCCAATATCGCAACATTACTTGGTGCTTCTTCTATTGAAGGTTTTTCAACTAAGTCCTTAACCTTATAAACTCTATCTTCTATATGGATTCCATTAACTATTCCATATTTAGAAACATTTTCCTCAGGTACTGTTTGAACTCCTAAAATTGTAGTATTATATTCTTCAAAACAATTAATTAACTGTTTTAGGCATGGCGTTTCACTATCAACTACATCATCACCTAGTAATACTGCAAAAGGTTCATTTCCAACGAAAGTTTTTGCACAATGAATGGCATGTCCTAAGCCCTTTGGTTCCTTTTGTCTTATATAATGTATGTCAACCATGTCAGAAATATCTCTTACTAACTCTAATAATTCTGATTTTCCTGACTTCTCTAATTCAAGTTCCAATTCTATTGATTTATCAAAATGATCTTCTATACACTTTTTGTTTCTACCTGTAATAATAAGAATTTCTTCAATCCCAGAGGCAATTGCTTCTTCTATTATATATTGAATTGTTGGTTTATCAACTATTGGAAGCATTTCCTTTGGCTGAGCTTTAGTTGCTGGTAAAAATCTTGTTCCTAAACCTGCTGCTGGTATAATAGCCTTTTTTACTTTCATGTTATATCGTCCTCTCTATTAAGGCATATTCAAAAAATAACAAGCTCATTTACCAAACCATTTTCCATCATTCTACATGCGCAAGTTGCTCCAATAGGTCCATTATAAGGGCAATTTGACTCCTTGCCTGCTGAAAAATATTCATGGCAACTTTGGACCTGTTATTTATTTTCATGTGCCTAAAGATTTTAATTCTTTCTATACTTATGTTATCACATTTTTACCCTTAAAAGCAATTTTAGTTTAAACGTTTAAAACAAAACATTGCAAACATGAATTCTAGTTATAGATACATACCTTATGACTTCGGCTTATGTTGTAATTCACCGAAAGTAAGTGGATTCTTTTGCTCGATTGCTATAGAATATTACTATGAATTTCTAACAGTAAAAGTTGTTCTATTCTTGCATGCTCCCAAGACAAGCTTGCGACAAGCAAGAATAGAACAACTTTTATTGAAGAAATACCTATAGCAATATTCTAAATGCAATGCTACGCAAAAGAATCCACTTACTTTCTAGATTTGAATATATTTTTAAATTCAAATCTGGTTTATGATTTATTTATATATATCGATTCCAATTTATAATATTGATTTATCTGTGAATAACAAGTCAATCTACTTCTTCGCCTGATGAAAAATAATCATAAAATTTTGGATTTGTTATTTTCTTTAATGTACCTAATTTTCAATTAATAACACTATCTAGACACCAAAAAACTATATTTATGTTTTTAAAATATATTCTAAACTAGAAAGAAATGGTACTCTTTTGTTGAGTGTTACATTGAGAAAATAATTATAGGATTTCTTCATCACAAGTTTTTCTATTCTTGCATGTCCTTAACTTGCTTAAGGATCATGCAGGAATGGGTACAACTTGTGATGCTACAAATCCACAATCATTTTCTCTAGTAACTGAAACAAAACAGCACCATTTCTTTCGGTTAGTCACCACCTAAATCTAAGTCTTGATTTAGATATCTATATAGGGAAATTTTATTTTCTAAATTTCTTTCTTCCTTCAAAGTTTTCTGCCATATCTAATGTTTTAAAATCTTTGAATGGAAATTGTACTGGCATGCCAGTTTTTCTTGATTTATACGCTGCAAGTATTATTGACATTGCTTTCTTGCCTTCT
This genomic interval carries:
- a CDS encoding sensor domain-containing diguanylate cyclase, which produces MRDYEKMYNVLKAEYETYQMFCERHIQELNEKNIKLEKKIDSLYNIIEISKYINTFFTNDNLISLINDMIIGILGVTYSTIFLIQNNELIIKATNIEGMHIDLISTEMVYINKEQEFIINSKDPLKQIGEEKTDIHSIMGVPIKLRDKFIGYILVEQNIYNFMTVELKVFLKTIANQIAISIENSFLYRELEKITQVDSLLGIYNRKYFFEFLEKKLCKENKFSIVMIDIDDFKKVNDTYGHQFGDKILINTANVVSNWLDKDDIIARYGGEELIVYLSDFSDEYSVYDKVEVIRRSVEQSKVSLNGQEKSVTASFGISFFPLDGSNINDLIKIADDLLYKSKKSGKNKVLSTHMLK
- a CDS encoding ECF transporter S component, whose protein sequence is METNKKSGAKEIVLMGLMTALICIAGSIIKIPSIGGFVHLGDCMVFLSVVILGKKKGIVASALGMFFVDILGGYYLWAPFTLLIKGAMAYITGTILEIMSEHKSNMKYVISFVVSGIFMVLAYFGAGIIMAAFLTEKTGLMQGMIYSAKDIIGNIVQVSTGIIIALPLSNILLKAKKAIA
- a CDS encoding glycosyltransferase family 4 protein; translation: MKICYLADINSAHTHKWLNYFTKKGYDIHVISLGNGEYEGVKVHSLDIQDSVMKNTSDKRKLGYLKKIRRIKELVNEINPDILHAHYASSYGLLGALTNYHPYIISVWGSDVYDFPIKSPIHKYIIKRNLKKADYILSTSNVMKLETEKYTNKNIEVTPFGVDIKKFVPNKIEKDEIVIGTIKTLEEKYGIQYLVKSFKEIKDRNKEVNLKLRIGGKGSQQQYLKNLCKELEIQDDVAFLGFVNPDDVIKEFQNFDIAVFPSTLDSESFGVAVVEAEACGTPVVVSNVGGLMESSKPNVTSLVVEKGSVEDLAEKIDVLVKDKELRITMGKAARKFVEDNYSLEDNFNDVDKIYRSILNKAHSNK
- the galU gene encoding UTP--glucose-1-phosphate uridylyltransferase GalU — encoded protein: MKVKKAIIPAAGLGTRFLPATKAQPKEMLPIVDKPTIQYIIEEAIASGIEEILIITGRNKKCIEDHFDKSIELELELEKSGKSELLELVRDISDMVDIHYIRQKEPKGLGHAIHCAKTFVGNEPFAVLLGDDVVDSETPCLKQLINCFEEYNTTILGVQTVPEENVSKYGIVNGIHIEDRVYKVKDLVEKPSIEEAPSNVAILGRYIITPEIFNILENTKPGKGGEIQLTDALKTLISQEAMYAYNFEGRRYDVGDKLGFLQATIEFALKKDELRDEFIKYLNTKPWEK